GCGGATGCCTCGCCGCGCGCGCGCCTCAAGGTGGCCCGGCTCGCGGAACGGACTGGGGTTCCCATTGTCACGGGGCCCGATGCGACAACTCTCGGGGCACGGCTCGGCCGACCCCCTGTCATGGTGGTGGGTGTGCGGGACCGGTCGCTGGCGGCGGGGATCATTGCCGCGGCGGCGCGGGCGACGGATTGACGGAGGAGTGAGTGGTCAAGAGTAGAGTACACGACCTGGCGGCGGAATTCGCGATTCCGGTTGAGCAGCTGATGGGGATGCTGCGCGAAATGAACATTTTCGTGCGGAGCCACATGTCATCGCTCGAGCCGGATCAGGTCTCAGCGGTCCGGGTTCGCTGGGAGCGCGAGAAGCGCAAGGCCGCCGAAGCTCCCGCCCCCAAGAAGGGGCGTCGCAAGGCCGTCGAGCCCGCACCGGCACCTGCCGCGGCCGAGGCAAAGCCGGTCCGGCGCCGTCGCACGGCGGCGGAAGTGGCCGAGCAGGAGGCCAAGGCCGCGGAAGCCGAGCAGGAGGCGGCGAAGGCGGCGTTCGACCTCGAACCGCTCGCGCTCGAAATCCCGCAATCCGACCCGGTCAAGCCCGCGCTGTCGATCGACGAGCGTGCGCGTCTCCTGTTCAAGGATCTTCCGCCCGCTCCGGTCGAAGAAGAGACGCCGTCCGAAGCGTCCGCCGAACCGGCCGCGGAAGCACCGGTGCAACCGCCGGCTCCAAGGCCGCAGGCCCCGCCGCGGCCGGCGCCGACTCCCTCGCGTCCGACGGTCACACCGACCGGTACTGCTGGAGCTCCGCCGCGGCCGTTCATTCCGCCGCGGGTGCAGCGTCCGCCGCAGGGATCGGGACCGCAGCGCGGCGGCCCGGGTGGTAATCGCGGGCCGTCGGGCGGTAGTGGTCCGGGAGGCCGTCCACGGCCGGTCTTCTCGTCGAGCACACCGGCGCCTCAGCGCGGCGGTGGCAGCACTGGTGGTGCACCCGCGGGCGGAGCACCGGCGCGGCAGTTCGGCCCCGATGCGCAGCCGGGTGGTGGCCGCAAGAAGGGGCGCAAGGGGAAGAAGAGCTTCGTCGATCAGGATCAGGTGCAGGCGAACATCCTCAAGACGCTGCAGGGGATGAAGGGCGGAACCTCTCGCAAGAAGAGCCGCTCCGACGAGCCGACCTACCGCGAGATCATCGCGTCGCGTGCCGCCGAGGAGAAGGAACGCGAGAAGACCCGGATCCGCGTCAACGAGTTCATCTCGGTGAGCGAGCTCGCCGAGGCGATGAAGGTTCCCGCCAACCAGATCGTTGCGTTCGCGTTCAAGGAACTCGGCCTGATGGTGACGGTCAACCAGCGGCTCGACTTCGACCAGATCGAGTTGATCGCATCGGAATTCGGTTTCGAGGCGGTGAAGGAGGAGGAGTACCACGCCGAGATCGAACCGGCGCCGGAAATCGAGGAAGGCGAGCAGCTGCCGCGGCCGCCGGTCGTCACGATCATGGGTCACGTCGATCACGGCAAGACCTCGCTGCTCGACCATATCCGCAAGGCCAATGTCGTGGCGGGCGAAGCGGGCGGGATCACGCAGCACATCGGCGCATATCACATCGCGTTGCCGAATCACAAGTCGATCACCTTCCTCGACACGCCGGGTCACCAGGCGTTTACCGCGATGCGTGCGCGTGGCGCGCAGGTCACCGACATCGTCGTGCTGGTCGTGGCCGCCGATGATCAGGTGATGCCGCAGACGATCGAG
This is a stretch of genomic DNA from Gemmatimonadales bacterium. It encodes these proteins:
- a CDS encoding ribosomal L7Ae/L30e/S12e/Gadd45 family protein, which encodes MATPGAPHEALLGLIGLGVRGGLALPGVELTRAWIRQGKCEAVILAADASPRARLKVARLAERTGVPIVTGPDATTLGARLGRPPVMVVGVRDRSLAAGIIAAAARATD
- the infB gene encoding translation initiation factor IF-2, whose amino-acid sequence is MVKSRVHDLAAEFAIPVEQLMGMLREMNIFVRSHMSSLEPDQVSAVRVRWEREKRKAAEAPAPKKGRRKAVEPAPAPAAAEAKPVRRRRTAAEVAEQEAKAAEAEQEAAKAAFDLEPLALEIPQSDPVKPALSIDERARLLFKDLPPAPVEEETPSEASAEPAAEAPVQPPAPRPQAPPRPAPTPSRPTVTPTGTAGAPPRPFIPPRVQRPPQGSGPQRGGPGGNRGPSGGSGPGGRPRPVFSSSTPAPQRGGGSTGGAPAGGAPARQFGPDAQPGGGRKKGRKGKKSFVDQDQVQANILKTLQGMKGGTSRKKSRSDEPTYREIIASRAAEEKEREKTRIRVNEFISVSELAEAMKVPANQIVAFAFKELGLMVTVNQRLDFDQIELIASEFGFEAVKEEEYHAEIEPAPEIEEGEQLPRPPVVTIMGHVDHGKTSLLDHIRKANVVAGEAGGITQHIGAYHIALPNHKSITFLDTPGHQAFTAMRARGAQVTDIVVLVVAADDQVMPQTIEAISHARNAGVPLVVAINKIDLPAANPMKVKQDLLQHSVVLEEFGGNVLSAEISAKTGKGIPELLEQILLQAEILELKANPDAKPQGSVIEATLDPGKGPLATVLVQKGTLHVGDNFICGKFSGRVRALFDERGKQIKAVGPSMPIQVLGFDGVPSAGDIFLVVSDANEARDIAQKRQRLEREAQNRRSARGGTLEDISRALKEGAVTQLRIIIKADQGGPAEALADALAQLGTSEVRVDIVLRGVGQISESDVLLAKASGAIILGFHVRPDANARAAAEREGVDIRTYRIIYEAVEDVKNALEGLLKPEEKETILGEAEVIELFKVSRVGTIAGSIVRSGTIQRTAKARVIRDGTQVYAGNFSSLKRFKDDAKEVKEGLECGIGIENFNDVKVGDRIEAYRLEEVKRTLAASAAQG